From Humisphaera borealis, the proteins below share one genomic window:
- a CDS encoding DUF2179 domain-containing protein, whose amino-acid sequence MEAIWPALLIFALRITDVSIGTVRMLSAMRGRKYLASCLGLVESGIFIFAISSALKDATGNPYKMVGYAAGFATGTFIGMSLEGWIASGTILARIVTKTPGKALSTALHQAGFGMTSIDGAGHQEDVQLLFIVAPRRRGKELVSIVAELDPEAFMTIDRVSLARGGYFPNLVTQGTFRK is encoded by the coding sequence ATGGAAGCAATCTGGCCGGCGCTGTTGATCTTTGCCCTCCGCATCACTGACGTCTCGATCGGAACCGTTCGCATGCTCTCGGCGATGCGCGGTCGCAAGTACCTGGCGTCATGCCTGGGCCTGGTGGAGTCGGGGATTTTCATCTTTGCCATCTCCAGCGCGCTGAAGGATGCGACCGGGAACCCCTACAAGATGGTCGGGTATGCCGCGGGCTTCGCGACGGGGACTTTTATCGGCATGTCGCTGGAAGGGTGGATCGCATCGGGAACCATCCTGGCGCGGATCGTGACCAAGACGCCTGGCAAGGCACTCTCGACAGCGCTGCATCAGGCCGGCTTCGGCATGACGTCGATCGACGGTGCCGGGCACCAGGAGGACGTGCAGCTACTGTTCATCGTCGCGCCCCGTCGCCGGGGAAAGGAGCTGGTCAGCATCGTTGCGGAGCTCGACCCGGAGGCGTTCATGACCATCGATCGGGTAAGCCTGGCGCGGGGCGGCTACTTTCCGAACCTGGTGACACAGGGGACGTTCCGAAAGTGA
- a CDS encoding PaaI family thioesterase yields the protein MSQAQLASPPTGLDDHEAEPVEQVGTIVRKPVVPKAERGGIIDRVEAFISKLSVRDNFWNSICSLIWLPLAFFSGLRMKEMDANSFVARAVLPFRRFNRNWYRAMAGGALLANSEIAGGGYVFGLCGADYTVVCKHLEYKFLRPCYGPAIYRIKAREDIKALIAGGGEFNCVVDMDVLQQASRVGEKDKRVGQSVATFHVTPKVHHKVKKARRK from the coding sequence ATGAGTCAAGCGCAACTCGCATCCCCCCCGACCGGACTCGACGATCACGAAGCCGAGCCCGTCGAGCAGGTCGGTACCATTGTCCGCAAGCCGGTCGTTCCCAAGGCCGAACGCGGCGGGATCATTGATCGGGTCGAAGCGTTTATCAGCAAGTTGTCCGTCCGGGATAATTTCTGGAACAGCATCTGTTCACTGATCTGGCTGCCGCTCGCGTTCTTCAGCGGGCTGCGGATGAAGGAGATGGATGCCAACTCCTTCGTCGCGCGGGCCGTGCTGCCGTTCCGGCGGTTTAACCGCAACTGGTATCGGGCGATGGCCGGCGGGGCACTGCTGGCCAACAGCGAGATCGCCGGCGGCGGGTATGTCTTCGGGCTGTGCGGCGCCGACTACACCGTGGTCTGCAAGCACCTCGAATACAAGTTCCTGCGTCCGTGCTATGGCCCGGCGATCTACCGCATCAAGGCCCGCGAAGACATCAAGGCGCTGATCGCCGGCGGCGGCGAGTTCAACTGCGTCGTCGATATGGACGTCCTTCAGCAGGCTTCTAGGGTGGGCGAGAAGGACAAGCGCGTCGGGCAGAGCGTCGCTACGTTCCATGTGACCCCGAAAGTTCACCACAAGGTCAAGAAGGCGCGTCGGAAGTAA
- a CDS encoding DUF6797 domain-containing protein: MTFSPRSIAVVLSALAASVAVAVEPATRPANTKPAATKPAAAKAAAKPKPTQRHQQIDQGPFVTATITNQWEEQGITNKGIAVRLDAKDASGKPLLGPDGKPIGGGVLFDTDTCRTAAAWTGGFIDFTRDWTNVRDSKSVKIVGKQFMGTHVGPGWAKPGTVGDDAWKDPRPQGFGPLPHSWLKYKGVYRLNGGFTAFAYSVGNCDVIDMPLEKSGIGDLPGRALEIGASDQQAMVLVAQRAGATARVTDTGVAVLESGEDATAFVAMGSTLPKETKWLADQTAAGGRLVLSIPPRTKPATLTIHTWSGKAADVAAQVSPLVTQRDQLRALPESKNIYGVLTELTGHGSRPLWPDVITTAGQLGQPRDKNAPYIVDTITLPDDNPWKSWMRPGGFDFFTSDPTRAAICNWSGDVWTVSGITGDLKELKWRRIASGLFQPLGLRIVNDQIYVIGRDQITKLVDLNGDGETDFYQSFNNDMEVTPNFHEFTFGLETDKAGNFYCAKAGPVRNGGRGFDQIAAHHGSILKISPDGQTLERYATGFRAPTGFGVGPDGQVTAGDNEGSWVPKCRLAWVKAGGFYGVVPTAHRDTPPTDYDRPLCWFPKNIDNSSGGQTWVTSNQWGPFENRLLHLSYGTCSLFLAMKQDVAGVPNATVQGGVVRFPLSFDSGIMRARFNPADGQLYVAGLKGWQTSAGKDGCFQRVRYTGKTVHMPTAIEATKTGLTITFTCKLSAEEANDPQSYAIERWNYLWAENYGSADYSVSDPTKSAHDTVKIKSAKLQPDGKTVVLEIPDMKPAMQYKTEVNLVSEDDADVRFEIYHTVHGF; this comes from the coding sequence ATGACTTTCTCCCCTCGCTCGATCGCCGTCGTTCTGTCAGCCCTGGCCGCCTCGGTAGCGGTCGCCGTCGAACCGGCGACCAGGCCCGCCAACACCAAACCGGCTGCGACGAAACCTGCCGCCGCCAAAGCTGCCGCCAAACCGAAACCGACACAACGCCATCAGCAGATCGATCAGGGCCCGTTCGTGACCGCCACGATCACCAATCAGTGGGAGGAACAGGGGATCACCAACAAGGGGATTGCCGTCCGCCTTGATGCGAAGGATGCCAGCGGCAAGCCGTTGCTCGGCCCCGACGGCAAGCCGATCGGCGGCGGAGTCCTGTTCGACACCGATACCTGCCGCACCGCCGCGGCTTGGACCGGCGGATTCATCGACTTCACGCGAGACTGGACGAACGTTCGCGATTCCAAAAGCGTGAAGATCGTCGGCAAGCAGTTCATGGGCACCCACGTCGGACCCGGCTGGGCGAAGCCCGGCACCGTCGGCGACGACGCCTGGAAAGATCCGAGGCCGCAAGGCTTCGGTCCGCTCCCACACAGTTGGCTGAAGTACAAGGGGGTGTACCGTCTTAACGGCGGCTTCACCGCTTTTGCCTACTCGGTCGGCAATTGCGACGTGATCGACATGCCTCTGGAAAAGAGCGGCATCGGCGACCTGCCCGGCCGTGCACTGGAAATTGGCGCTTCGGACCAGCAGGCGATGGTGCTCGTCGCCCAGCGCGCCGGCGCTACCGCGCGGGTTACAGACACGGGTGTCGCCGTCCTCGAATCGGGCGAGGACGCGACCGCATTTGTCGCGATGGGCTCAACCCTGCCGAAGGAAACGAAATGGCTGGCCGACCAGACAGCCGCCGGCGGACGCCTGGTTCTTTCGATCCCACCACGCACGAAGCCGGCCACGCTGACCATTCACACCTGGAGCGGCAAAGCCGCCGACGTCGCAGCACAAGTGTCGCCGCTGGTGACACAGCGCGACCAGTTGCGCGCTCTGCCGGAATCGAAGAACATCTACGGCGTGCTGACTGAATTGACTGGTCACGGAAGCCGCCCTCTCTGGCCCGACGTCATCACCACCGCCGGCCAACTCGGCCAGCCGCGCGACAAGAACGCACCCTACATCGTCGACACCATCACCCTGCCCGACGACAACCCGTGGAAGTCCTGGATGCGGCCGGGCGGGTTCGACTTCTTCACCTCCGACCCCACCAGGGCCGCGATCTGCAACTGGTCCGGCGATGTCTGGACCGTTTCCGGAATCACCGGCGATCTGAAGGAACTCAAGTGGCGGCGGATCGCCTCGGGGCTGTTTCAGCCGCTGGGGCTGCGCATCGTCAACGATCAGATCTACGTCATCGGCCGCGACCAGATCACCAAGCTCGTCGATCTCAACGGCGACGGCGAGACCGACTTCTACCAGAGCTTCAACAACGACATGGAAGTGACGCCCAACTTCCACGAGTTCACCTTCGGCCTGGAGACCGACAAGGCCGGCAATTTCTACTGCGCCAAGGCCGGCCCGGTGCGGAATGGCGGGCGCGGGTTCGACCAGATCGCCGCCCATCACGGCTCGATCCTGAAGATCTCGCCCGACGGCCAAACGCTGGAGCGCTACGCCACCGGCTTTCGCGCGCCGACCGGCTTCGGTGTCGGCCCGGACGGGCAGGTCACCGCCGGCGATAACGAGGGAAGCTGGGTCCCGAAGTGCCGCCTGGCGTGGGTGAAGGCCGGCGGGTTCTACGGCGTCGTCCCGACCGCCCATCGTGATACGCCGCCGACCGATTACGACCGCCCGCTCTGCTGGTTCCCCAAGAACATCGACAATTCCTCCGGCGGGCAAACCTGGGTGACCAGCAACCAGTGGGGCCCGTTCGAGAACCGCCTGCTACATTTGTCTTACGGCACCTGCTCGCTGTTCCTGGCGATGAAGCAGGATGTCGCCGGCGTGCCGAATGCCACCGTGCAGGGCGGCGTGGTGCGGTTTCCGCTGTCGTTCGACAGCGGCATCATGCGGGCGCGGTTCAATCCCGCCGACGGACAGTTGTACGTCGCCGGGCTGAAGGGCTGGCAGACGTCGGCCGGCAAGGATGGCTGCTTCCAGCGCGTCCGCTACACCGGCAAGACCGTCCACATGCCGACGGCGATCGAAGCGACGAAAACCGGCCTGACGATCACCTTCACCTGCAAGCTCAGCGCCGAGGAAGCCAACGACCCCCAGAGCTACGCGATCGAACGGTGGAACTACCTCTGGGCCGAGAACTATGGCTCGGCCGACTACAGTGTCAGCGACCCGACGAAATCGGCGCACGACACCGTGAAGATCAAATCGGCAAAGCTGCAACCCGACGGCAAGACGGTGGTTCTCGAAATCCCCGACATGAAGCCGGCGATGCAGTACAAGACCGAGGTGAACCTGGTGAGCGAAGACGACGCCGACGTGCGGTTTGAGATCTACCACACGGTGCACGGGTTTTGA
- a CDS encoding tetratricopeptide repeat protein — translation MSQDHLQIGLEHHRAGRVRQAEEAYRAVLAAAPDDPEALHWLGVLLTQAGQPAEAIPLLQRAVAGREGDAAYHHNLGQALLMTGRIDDAIAALTESAALEPSRGETFLALARAYAVRRSAGDATAAVAALKRAGEQGIDTPDLHHDLGIALLASGQPDEALLELGRAIAKRPDYQSAAFQTAMAHRAKGDRRAARNWLNKALELNRDYAQAWHALGVIDAEVGNFELAIGHLKRAIRCSPRSQAIYNTLEGILRKVGKPGEADLIRTTADALQLMSALELGIVEDDETDPADSAPMAAPSPAIAELDDRLRMDAGRERIQEALAGISGLVSPARATPAAITHLFDNYAERFDHHLRDKLSYAGPEQLQAAIAKTRRDDRLLDIADLGCGTGLCGGFLRPMARQLVGVDLSTRMLEKAGERGHYDRLEPADLMDFLRRSPDSYDLLLAADVLIYLGDLTPLFEMAWKSLRPGGILAASFEAGEVERYVRHPRTRRFVHSREYLERLGQIFGYSQRLMDQTTLRYEHNNPVTAWIAVFEKPTT, via the coding sequence ATGTCGCAAGACCACCTACAGATCGGACTTGAACACCACCGCGCCGGGCGCGTTCGCCAGGCGGAAGAGGCGTATCGGGCCGTGCTGGCCGCCGCGCCGGACGATCCTGAAGCGCTCCACTGGCTCGGCGTGCTTCTCACGCAGGCCGGACAGCCGGCCGAGGCTATCCCCCTGCTGCAACGGGCGGTCGCGGGGCGCGAAGGCGACGCCGCGTATCACCACAACCTCGGCCAGGCGCTGCTGATGACCGGCCGAATCGACGACGCGATCGCCGCACTGACGGAGTCGGCCGCGCTGGAACCGTCGCGTGGCGAAACCTTCCTGGCCCTCGCCCGCGCGTACGCCGTCCGTCGATCCGCGGGCGACGCGACCGCCGCCGTCGCCGCCCTGAAACGTGCCGGCGAACAGGGGATCGATACACCAGATTTGCACCACGATCTCGGCATCGCCCTGCTCGCGTCGGGGCAGCCCGATGAGGCGCTTCTGGAACTCGGCCGGGCGATCGCCAAGCGACCGGATTATCAGTCGGCGGCATTCCAGACCGCGATGGCGCACCGCGCCAAAGGCGACCGACGGGCGGCGCGAAACTGGCTCAACAAGGCTCTTGAACTTAACCGCGACTACGCCCAGGCCTGGCACGCACTGGGTGTCATCGACGCCGAGGTGGGTAACTTCGAACTGGCGATCGGACATCTCAAGCGGGCGATTCGCTGCAGCCCCAGGTCGCAGGCGATCTACAACACGCTGGAAGGCATCCTGCGCAAGGTCGGCAAGCCAGGCGAAGCGGATCTCATTCGGACCACGGCCGACGCGCTGCAGTTGATGTCGGCACTGGAACTAGGCATTGTCGAAGACGACGAGACAGATCCTGCGGACTCGGCTCCAATGGCCGCGCCTTCGCCGGCGATCGCGGAACTTGACGACCGGCTGCGGATGGATGCAGGCCGCGAGCGAATCCAGGAGGCACTAGCGGGGATTTCGGGGCTGGTGTCGCCAGCCCGCGCCACGCCGGCCGCGATCACGCATCTGTTCGACAACTACGCGGAGCGGTTCGACCACCATCTCCGTGACAAGCTTTCGTACGCCGGGCCGGAGCAACTCCAGGCCGCGATCGCCAAGACCCGCCGCGACGATCGCCTGCTCGATATCGCCGACCTCGGCTGCGGTACCGGACTGTGCGGTGGGTTCCTCCGGCCGATGGCACGGCAACTGGTGGGCGTCGATCTTTCGACCCGCATGCTGGAGAAAGCCGGCGAGCGCGGCCACTACGATCGGCTCGAACCGGCCGACCTCATGGACTTCCTCAGGCGTTCGCCCGACTCGTACGACTTACTGCTGGCTGCCGACGTGCTGATCTACCTCGGCGACCTCACGCCACTTTTCGAGATGGCATGGAAGTCGCTGCGGCCCGGCGGAATTCTCGCCGCGTCCTTCGAGGCCGGCGAAGTCGAGCGGTACGTTCGCCATCCCCGCACCCGTCGATTCGTCCACTCTCGCGAGTACCTCGAACGGCTCGGGCAGATTTTCGGCTACAGCCAGCGGCTGATGGACCAGACCACGCTCCGGTATGAACATAACAACCCGGTGACCGCGTGGATCGCGGTGTTCGAAAAGCCGACGACATAG
- a CDS encoding NHL repeat-containing protein, translated as MKLEGGGLFDVVASIVDDLWRPIKSQLDKSDDGPEHDFDSAWWEMRDDKAPEADLELSDIRSASESAGAVVVKYEDDRAIDVGTIDGGDLVVTGPDGRRAAVTLIGTESTKLGTEVVATYAVAAPGGSWDAGDNGTWTVELAQGAVKDAWGNDLESASDDFKVDIAVSSPPPSGQTFEPAPASPPAVVPMPVDSGFSGGTPVTSGFVAEGAVTLEDGRIMLAGRQGNIADGSSQGVLKRLNADGSADRSFGKSGIVVTPAGQNVAFFAVALGADGTLLVTGQRDGDVLVGRYKANGGVDSSFGNAGQTTIDWGATDTAYAIAVAGDGDIVVGGGSNGAFGVSRLTAGGDVDTFFGSRGTALFSLGDDSDNTIGAITVQSDGRILGAGSVGGAVAVFRLSDTGLTDRSFGNGGVVVLKSLSTRNAQGTVDHALGLAIQDDRGILVANGDGGNVAVERLLFSGNRDRTFGSSGRTTIDFGGDDDADAIVVQQSGDILVVGTTTSQGGRLAVAALRPDGELNTDYADGGKLTLEAGMSGSGRALHAGSLVLRAFASARGNQVVVGGSDGGGTSTPSGTANGSGLRRLNVPGSGLLGHFGTVDGRNKNLRFVDGDGTVITLSLAGGSGQAYYDGSNVDLVLSNVADKSRLTIGATGGDGRMKLRNVQANGSLGTVTARTADLAGTFWVDGSVKKLVVGSIASTVATTGSIGTISVFGDTNRATVLAGADLGSDHLLGGKGTKADTFSAASIGAIIVRGAVKKSMFAAGLDRGNGTFLDRDDSVIGGEESRIGSIRVVKGIDDASRFVAGSLGKANLPLRIDLADDDRFLVL; from the coding sequence ATGAAACTGGAAGGCGGCGGCCTTTTCGACGTGGTCGCGTCGATCGTCGACGACCTGTGGCGGCCTATCAAATCGCAGCTCGACAAATCGGATGACGGTCCCGAACACGACTTCGACTCGGCGTGGTGGGAGATGCGCGACGACAAGGCCCCGGAAGCCGATCTCGAACTATCGGATATCCGATCGGCAAGCGAGTCAGCCGGTGCGGTCGTCGTGAAATACGAAGACGATCGGGCGATTGATGTGGGCACCATTGACGGCGGGGATCTTGTCGTGACCGGTCCGGACGGACGGCGCGCAGCGGTGACGCTGATCGGCACCGAGTCCACCAAGCTGGGCACGGAAGTCGTCGCTACGTACGCCGTCGCCGCGCCGGGTGGATCGTGGGACGCCGGCGATAACGGGACGTGGACGGTCGAACTGGCCCAGGGCGCGGTGAAGGATGCCTGGGGCAACGATTTGGAGTCAGCGTCGGACGACTTCAAGGTCGATATCGCCGTATCGTCGCCGCCACCATCCGGGCAGACCTTCGAACCGGCACCGGCATCGCCGCCGGCTGTCGTCCCGATGCCTGTCGATTCCGGCTTCAGCGGGGGCACTCCGGTGACAAGTGGCTTCGTCGCCGAAGGTGCCGTGACGTTGGAAGACGGGCGGATCATGCTCGCCGGTCGTCAGGGCAACATCGCTGATGGAAGCTCGCAGGGTGTCCTCAAGCGCTTGAATGCCGACGGCTCTGCCGACCGGTCGTTCGGAAAATCGGGCATCGTGGTCACGCCCGCCGGGCAGAACGTCGCGTTCTTCGCCGTCGCGCTCGGCGCCGACGGGACGCTGCTCGTTACGGGCCAGCGTGACGGGGACGTCCTGGTCGGGCGGTACAAGGCGAATGGTGGTGTTGACTCGTCGTTCGGCAACGCCGGTCAGACGACGATCGACTGGGGCGCAACCGACACGGCCTACGCGATCGCCGTCGCCGGCGACGGGGACATTGTGGTGGGTGGTGGCAGCAACGGCGCATTCGGCGTCTCCCGTCTGACAGCCGGCGGTGATGTCGACACCTTCTTCGGTTCGCGCGGGACGGCACTGTTCTCGCTCGGCGACGACAGTGACAACACCATCGGCGCGATCACCGTTCAGTCCGACGGCCGCATTCTGGGCGCGGGCTCGGTGGGCGGCGCTGTCGCCGTGTTCCGGCTCTCGGACACCGGGCTGACCGACCGCTCCTTTGGCAACGGCGGTGTCGTCGTGCTGAAGTCACTTTCAACCCGCAATGCCCAGGGCACCGTCGACCATGCGTTGGGCCTGGCGATTCAGGACGACCGGGGCATCCTCGTTGCCAACGGGGACGGCGGAAACGTTGCCGTCGAACGTCTTCTCTTCAGTGGCAACCGGGATCGAACATTCGGCAGCAGCGGCCGCACAACGATCGACTTCGGTGGCGACGACGACGCCGACGCGATCGTCGTGCAGCAGTCGGGAGATATTCTTGTCGTCGGCACGACGACATCCCAGGGCGGGCGATTGGCGGTTGCGGCCCTGCGGCCAGATGGCGAACTGAACACCGATTATGCCGATGGCGGAAAGCTGACGCTTGAAGCCGGCATGTCCGGATCGGGTCGCGCCCTGCACGCGGGCAGCCTGGTCCTGCGTGCCTTCGCGTCGGCCCGCGGCAACCAGGTCGTCGTCGGTGGCAGCGATGGCGGTGGCACCAGCACGCCTAGCGGAACCGCCAACGGCTCCGGGCTTCGTCGCCTGAACGTGCCCGGTTCGGGCCTTCTGGGTCATTTCGGCACTGTCGATGGCCGCAACAAGAACCTTCGCTTCGTCGACGGCGACGGCACCGTCATCACCCTGAGCCTTGCCGGCGGGAGCGGGCAGGCCTACTACGACGGGTCGAACGTCGACCTGGTCCTGAGCAATGTCGCCGACAAGTCTCGCTTAACGATCGGCGCCACCGGCGGTGACGGCCGGATGAAGCTGCGCAACGTCCAGGCGAACGGATCGCTCGGCACCGTCACTGCCAGAACCGCCGACCTCGCCGGCACCTTCTGGGTGGACGGCTCGGTAAAGAAGCTGGTCGTCGGCAGTATCGCCAGCACCGTCGCAACAACGGGCTCGATCGGCACGATCTCGGTTTTTGGCGACACCAACCGGGCGACTGTTCTGGCCGGCGCCGACCTGGGCAGCGATCATCTGCTGGGTGGCAAGGGCACCAAGGCCGACACGTTCAGCGCGGCGAGCATCGGCGCCATCATCGTTCGAGGTGCAGTGAAAAAGTCCATGTTTGCCGCCGGCCTCGATCGTGGGAACGGAACCTTCCTCGACCGCGACGACAGCGTCATTGGCGGCGAAGAAAGCCGAATCGGGTCGATTCGGGTCGTGAAGGGGATCGACGACGCGTCGAGATTTGTCGCCGGCAGTCTCGGCAAGGCGAACCTGCCCCTGCGAATCGATCTGGCGGACGACGACCGTTTCCTGGTTCTGTAG
- a CDS encoding alpha/beta hydrolase: MSLAHYRSIAIAAALSLTFAAGVHAADGAKPAEPAPPAAAKPQRAKPAGRDNLAYPPKLDGAEVQVYKTIGDVKLNAYIYKPADWKASDKRPAIVFFFGGGWTSGSPGQFEQHCKHLASRGMMAITADYRVKSRQGVTPVECVNDAKSAVRWARANAEKLGIDPDRIAAGGGSAGGHIAACTGVLDTFDDAAEDAKISSKPNAMVLYNPALDIALIADRLGDVAPKLSPLQHVKAGVAPTIIFHGKADTTVPYASAERFETAMKAAGNACKLVGYEGQIHGFFNYGRGDGSMYKATLAETDQFLVSLGWLKAAAK; encoded by the coding sequence ATGTCGCTGGCCCACTACCGCTCGATCGCTATTGCAGCCGCACTTTCACTGACTTTCGCCGCCGGCGTTCACGCCGCCGATGGGGCCAAGCCGGCCGAACCAGCACCGCCCGCGGCCGCCAAGCCGCAGCGGGCAAAGCCTGCCGGCAGGGACAATCTTGCCTATCCGCCGAAGCTCGATGGTGCCGAAGTTCAGGTCTACAAGACCATCGGCGACGTCAAGCTCAACGCCTACATTTACAAGCCCGCCGACTGGAAGGCGTCCGACAAGCGTCCGGCGATCGTGTTCTTCTTCGGCGGCGGTTGGACGAGCGGCTCGCCGGGGCAGTTTGAACAGCACTGCAAGCACCTGGCGTCGCGGGGGATGATGGCGATCACCGCGGACTACCGCGTGAAGAGCCGCCAGGGCGTCACGCCGGTGGAGTGCGTCAATGATGCCAAGAGCGCCGTCCGCTGGGCCCGCGCCAATGCCGAGAAGCTCGGCATTGACCCCGACCGTATTGCGGCCGGCGGCGGATCGGCCGGCGGGCACATCGCCGCCTGCACGGGTGTGCTCGATACCTTCGACGACGCGGCAGAAGACGCAAAAATCAGCTCAAAGCCGAACGCCATGGTCCTCTACAACCCCGCGCTCGATATTGCACTGATCGCGGACAGGCTGGGCGACGTGGCACCGAAGCTGTCGCCGCTCCAGCACGTCAAGGCGGGCGTCGCGCCGACGATCATCTTCCACGGCAAGGCCGACACCACCGTCCCCTATGCCAGCGCCGAGCGGTTCGAAACGGCCATGAAAGCGGCGGGAAATGCCTGCAAACTTGTCGGGTATGAAGGCCAGATCCACGGTTTCTTCAACTACGGCCGTGGCGACGGATCGATGTACAAGGCGACGCTCGCAGAGACCGACCAGTTCCTGGTATCGCTCGGTTGGTTGAAAGCTGCTGCGAAGTAG
- a CDS encoding 3-keto-disaccharide hydrolase — translation MTFRRALFSMSLAAAMTGGVMYTFAAEPPKKAEAKKAEPAKKADAEKKPAAGVWTDAADATLPADFALQGEYVSQGGDATGAQVIALNAGEFQVVVLPGGLPGAGWDGKSKSLLVGKIEGGKVALKAAEGARKYLAAKPEEFSATSKFPPEGHKAYTGVLEAGTLSLTADGGKTIELKKTLRTSPTLEAKPPAGAVVLFDGSNKDKWKGGRVDEKTKLLNTDGADIVTTDKFLNYTAHVEFMLPFKPEGRGQGRGNSGFYQVDHYEVQILDSFGLDGKNNECGGVYTKAEPSVNACLPPLTWQTYDVEFTAAKTDATGKKIANARLTARLNGVLIHDNIEINGPTGGARKDPEGTPGPIKLQGHGNPLQFRNVWIVEKK, via the coding sequence ATGACTTTCCGACGCGCGTTGTTCTCGATGTCTCTCGCTGCCGCGATGACCGGTGGCGTGATGTATACGTTTGCCGCCGAGCCGCCGAAGAAGGCGGAAGCGAAGAAAGCAGAACCGGCCAAGAAAGCCGATGCGGAAAAGAAGCCGGCCGCGGGTGTCTGGACAGACGCGGCCGACGCGACCCTTCCCGCCGACTTCGCGCTTCAAGGCGAATACGTCTCACAAGGCGGCGACGCGACCGGAGCGCAGGTCATCGCGCTGAACGCCGGCGAGTTCCAGGTGGTCGTGCTGCCCGGCGGTCTCCCCGGCGCGGGCTGGGATGGCAAGTCCAAGTCGCTGCTCGTCGGCAAGATTGAAGGCGGCAAGGTCGCGCTCAAGGCCGCCGAGGGTGCTCGCAAGTATTTGGCCGCCAAGCCGGAAGAGTTCAGCGCGACGTCCAAGTTCCCGCCCGAAGGGCACAAGGCGTACACCGGCGTTCTCGAAGCCGGCACGTTGTCGCTGACGGCCGACGGCGGCAAAACGATCGAGTTGAAGAAGACGCTACGCACCAGCCCGACGCTGGAGGCCAAGCCGCCGGCCGGTGCGGTCGTGCTGTTCGACGGCAGCAACAAGGACAAGTGGAAGGGCGGCCGGGTGGACGAGAAGACCAAGCTGCTCAACACCGACGGGGCCGACATCGTCACCACCGACAAGTTTCTGAACTACACGGCGCACGTCGAGTTCATGCTCCCGTTCAAACCCGAGGGGCGCGGGCAGGGGCGCGGGAACAGCGGCTTCTACCAGGTCGACCATTACGAGGTGCAGATCCTCGACAGCTTCGGCCTCGACGGGAAGAACAACGAGTGCGGCGGCGTCTACACCAAGGCCGAGCCGAGCGTGAACGCGTGCCTGCCGCCGCTGACGTGGCAGACGTATGACGTGGAATTCACCGCCGCCAAGACGGACGCGACCGGCAAGAAGATCGCCAACGCCCGCCTGACCGCGCGTCTTAACGGCGTCCTCATCCACGACAACATCGAGATCAACGGCCCGACCGGCGGCGCCCGCAAGGACCCCGAAGGCACCCCCGGCCCGATCAAGCTGCAGGGCCACGGCAACCCGCTGCAGTTCCGGAACGTGTGGATCGTCGAGAAGAAGTGA